One window from the genome of Bacteroidales bacterium encodes:
- the ggt gene encoding gamma-glutamyltransferase: protein MRKRFYIIPVLACFSCLVVNAQDRVTGAPFATRSVVMGQNGMVATSHPLATQIGLDLLKSGGNAIDAAIAANAALGLMEPTGCGIGGDLFAIVWDAKTKKLYGLNASGRSPKSLTLEYFEELKMEQIPALGPLPVTVPGCVDGWFELHQKFGKLSMSDILAPSIHYAENGFPMPQLIAWYMKAVNRYQQQVFPNIEETYITQNRGRLPGEGEIYKNPYLAETYRKLAIGGRDVFYKGDMAKTMADFVQDQGGFLSLEDLAAHRSVWVEPVSVNYRGFDVWELPPNGQGVTALQMLKILEGFDFSTIEFGSAEHLHLFTEAKKLAFEDRAKYFADMDFVGVPVDELISDTYADERRKLIGRHAGVYTAGEISVNETIYLTVADKDGNMISLIQSNYRGMGSGMVPPKLGFMLQDRGELFSLVRGQANTYEPGKRPFHTIIPAFITKDGEPWISFGVMGGDFQPQGHVQIVMNMVDFGMNLQEAGDAPRWEHTGGSTPTGTSTSGTGQVNVESGISYETIRGLLDKGHKVGLQRGVYGGYQAILWDKENNVFHGASESRKDGQAAGY from the coding sequence ATGAGAAAAAGATTCTACATTATCCCTGTTTTAGCTTGCTTTAGCTGCCTTGTGGTGAATGCACAAGACAGGGTTACGGGCGCTCCCTTCGCTACACGATCGGTGGTGATGGGGCAAAATGGAATGGTGGCTACAAGTCATCCACTCGCCACGCAGATCGGACTAGACCTCCTGAAAAGCGGAGGGAATGCCATTGATGCAGCCATTGCTGCCAATGCAGCGCTTGGGCTGATGGAACCCACCGGCTGCGGCATCGGCGGCGACCTTTTTGCCATAGTGTGGGATGCCAAAACCAAAAAACTTTATGGATTGAATGCCAGCGGCAGGTCGCCAAAAAGCCTGACACTGGAATATTTTGAAGAACTTAAAATGGAGCAGATACCCGCACTTGGTCCACTTCCCGTAACCGTCCCCGGTTGTGTGGACGGATGGTTTGAATTACACCAGAAGTTCGGAAAATTGTCGATGAGTGATATTTTAGCTCCTTCTATCCATTATGCAGAAAATGGTTTTCCGATGCCGCAATTGATCGCCTGGTACATGAAAGCAGTAAACAGATATCAACAGCAGGTTTTTCCAAATATTGAAGAAACTTATATCACCCAAAATAGGGGGCGCTTACCCGGTGAAGGTGAAATTTACAAAAACCCTTACCTCGCTGAGACCTACCGTAAACTTGCCATTGGTGGCAGGGATGTGTTTTACAAAGGCGATATGGCTAAAACAATGGCTGATTTCGTTCAGGACCAGGGGGGATTTCTTTCACTTGAAGATTTGGCAGCGCACCGCTCAGTATGGGTAGAACCCGTTTCGGTGAATTACAGAGGGTTTGATGTTTGGGAACTTCCACCAAACGGGCAGGGAGTTACTGCCTTACAAATGCTTAAAATTCTCGAAGGATTTGATTTTTCAACCATCGAATTCGGCAGTGCTGAGCATCTTCACCTTTTCACTGAAGCCAAAAAACTGGCTTTTGAAGACAGAGCAAAGTATTTTGCCGATATGGATTTTGTTGGAGTGCCGGTTGATGAGTTGATTTCCGATACTTATGCTGATGAAAGAAGGAAGCTGATCGGCAGGCATGCCGGGGTTTATACAGCAGGCGAAATTAGCGTGAATGAAACCATCTATCTGACTGTGGCTGATAAGGATGGCAATATGATTTCGCTCATTCAGAGCAATTACCGTGGCATGGGCTCCGGAATGGTTCCGCCAAAACTTGGTTTCATGCTTCAGGATCGTGGTGAATTATTCAGCCTTGTGCGCGGACAGGCCAATACTTACGAACCCGGCAAGCGCCCGTTCCATACGATCATTCCGGCTTTCATTACCAAGGATGGCGAACCATGGATCAGTTTTGGCGTGATGGGAGGTGATTTCCAGCCGCAAGGGCATGTTCAAATCGTGATGAACATGGTGGATTTCGGCATGAACCTCCAGGAAGCCGGTGATGCACCAAGGTGGGAACATACCGGTGGATCGACACCCACAGGAACATCAACATCAGGAACTGGCCAGGTAAATGTTGAATCAGGAATCTCTTATGAAACGATCAGAGGCCTTCTGGACAAAGGTCACAAGGTTGGATTACAGCGGGGTGTATATGGCGGTTACCAGGCTATCCTCTGGGACAAAGAAAATAATGTTTTTCACGGCGCTTCTGAAAGCAGGAAAGATGGGCAGGCAGCAGGGTATTAG
- a CDS encoding PKD domain-containing protein produces MRSKILFGLFLLLVIWAGCKKDEDSKDLKADFDWTLQQEPGKVIFTNKSSNAISYEWNFDDGTFSTQTNPTKTYQQNGSYIVTLKAFGTGATESVNDTIVVNNIQAK; encoded by the coding sequence ATGAGAAGCAAGATACTGTTTGGTTTATTCCTACTGCTGGTTATTTGGGCAGGTTGTAAAAAAGATGAAGACAGCAAAGACCTGAAAGCCGATTTTGACTGGACCCTGCAACAGGAACCCGGTAAGGTAATTTTTACCAATAAAAGCTCAAATGCAATTTCGTACGAGTGGAATTTTGATGACGGAACCTTTTCTACCCAGACAAATCCTACCAAAACCTATCAGCAGAATGGCAGCTACATAGTCACTCTGAAAGCGTTTGGGACCGGGGCAACGGAGTCGGTTAACGACACTATTGTGGTGAATAATATTCAGGCTAAATAG
- a CDS encoding ADP-ribosylglycohydrolase family protein, with product MKNALWGLFIGDALAMPAHWFYNTLNIPKYLDGPVEGYKTPPEKHIEASLVGAKYRPDVEAANKTGRNYDILHQHLKFYDTTYNDFSTSGFNIDQKGVIRVDDRYHYHYGLKAGENTLNAQLVRVLMRHVVENGCYNPEKFLDAFIEFMTTPNNFNDPYTEGFLRLWFENYSKGLPPAACADNQYRYPGINAMGGMIRPLVLSLLQKDSFNALGFALGHQYLTHHSENVSASLAVVVPLLNALVNGNNPMDSMKRTVYHLGLPKYTGMELFAQYQHHGGMGNVPAEIMWKLHSEFNDAPWDIEAFANSHTEADVLKKIFSTACFAEHGTPMLLYLAWKYQFDLRSALLTNVNAGGDNVHRGMILGLLLGATSPSIPDDMINGLIAAKELENEIDAFAEIAAS from the coding sequence ATTAAAAATGCCCTTTGGGGATTGTTTATCGGCGATGCACTGGCGATGCCGGCACATTGGTTTTACAATACATTGAACATTCCAAAGTACCTTGATGGTCCAGTTGAAGGCTATAAAACACCACCTGAAAAACACATTGAAGCCTCGCTGGTGGGTGCAAAATACAGACCTGATGTTGAAGCTGCGAATAAGACTGGTCGTAACTATGATATTCTTCATCAGCACCTGAAATTTTATGATACAACCTATAATGATTTCAGCACGAGTGGATTTAATATTGACCAAAAGGGTGTTATCAGGGTGGATGACCGATACCATTATCATTACGGACTCAAAGCTGGTGAGAATACGCTCAATGCGCAACTTGTCAGGGTTCTGATGCGGCATGTTGTTGAAAATGGCTGTTACAATCCCGAAAAGTTCCTTGATGCTTTCATCGAATTTATGACCACGCCAAACAATTTCAACGATCCATATACAGAAGGATTTCTCAGACTATGGTTCGAAAATTATTCGAAAGGACTTCCGCCTGCAGCTTGTGCCGATAACCAGTACAGGTATCCTGGAATTAATGCGATGGGGGGTATGATACGACCTTTGGTGTTATCATTATTGCAGAAAGATAGCTTTAACGCCCTGGGTTTTGCATTGGGGCATCAATATCTGACCCATCATAGCGAGAATGTTTCAGCTTCATTGGCTGTGGTGGTTCCATTGCTCAATGCGCTGGTTAATGGTAATAATCCTATGGATTCAATGAAAAGAACGGTTTATCATCTTGGCTTACCCAAATATACCGGAATGGAATTATTTGCCCAATACCAGCATCATGGCGGAATGGGTAACGTGCCTGCAGAAATCATGTGGAAACTGCATTCAGAGTTTAATGACGCCCCATGGGATATCGAGGCTTTTGCAAATAGTCATACCGAAGCAGATGTGCTGAAAAAGATATTTTCCACGGCTTGTTTTGCTGAGCATGGAACCCCTATGTTGTTGTATCTTGCGTGGAAGTATCAGTTTGATTTACGCAGTGCTCTTCTTACCAATGTGAATGCAGGCGGGGATAATGTCCATAGAGGTATGATACTGGGCCTTTTGCTTGGTGCAACATCTCCCTCAATTCCTGATGACATGATAAATGGTTTGATTGCAGCGAAGGAATTGGAGAATGAGATCGATGCATTTGCTGAAATTGCAGCAAGTTGA
- a CDS encoding peptidylprolyl isomerase, which produces MKIGKNKVVGFHYTLTDGENNIIDSSSSREPLTYLHGHHGIIPGLEAELEGKAVNDEFKVSIQPEKAYGAYNNDLVFEVNRSNFSDPESIEVGIQVQGQMAEGEPPTLLTVIEVHDDVIVLDGNHPMAGQTLNFDVKVVEIRDASAEEIDHGHVHGAHGHHH; this is translated from the coding sequence ATGAAAATCGGAAAAAACAAAGTTGTAGGATTTCACTACACACTGACAGACGGCGAAAACAATATCATTGACTCTTCATCCAGTCGCGAGCCACTGACTTATTTGCACGGTCATCACGGGATCATTCCCGGGCTTGAAGCTGAGTTGGAAGGCAAAGCGGTGAACGACGAGTTTAAGGTGAGCATTCAACCCGAGAAAGCATACGGCGCTTACAATAACGACCTGGTTTTCGAAGTCAACCGTTCAAATTTTTCTGACCCTGAAAGTATTGAGGTCGGTATCCAGGTGCAGGGGCAGATGGCTGAAGGCGAACCACCCACTCTACTCACTGTCATTGAAGTTCACGACGATGTGATTGTTCTCGATGGCAATCATCCCATGGCAGGGCAAACGCTCAACTTCGACGTTAAGGTAGTTGAAATCAGAGACGCATCAGCCGAAGAGATCGATCATGGACATGTACATGGCGCTCACGGACATCATCACTAA
- a CDS encoding phospho-sugar mutase, producing the protein MDPKVLEAANRWLEGNYDETTKETIRDLMANNPDELADSFYRNLEFGTGGLRGIIGVGTNRMNKYTVGMATQGLANYIKKAFPGEKEYRAAIAFDNRNKSDLFAKITAEVLSANGFKVFLFDELKPTPELSYAIRYFKCHTGVMITASHNPREYNGYKAYWNDGAQLIPPHDKNVIVEVEKIKVEEVKFKGVKKNIQLVGEEVDQAYLAEVDKLSLSAGSNKRQSELKIVYTPLHGCGVKMVPAALERYGFENVFRVYRQDINDGNFPTVHSPNPEEPEALEMALEKARKVDADLVMATDPDCDRVGVAVKDLNDNYILLNGNQTAAILTYYLLHLWQKRGRLLGKEFIVKTIVTSELIKDIADKYGVECYDVLTGFKWIAEIIRENEGKKTFIGGGEESYGFMIGDFVRDKDAVATCAMIAEISAWAANLRKTIYELLIDIYVEFGFYKESLISITKKGKTGAEEIQKMMENFRTKPPRKINNSDVVLIKDYLTGKAIDLRAKTESKIELPSSNVLQFITADGTKISMRPSGTEPKIKFYFGVKDQLRDIKDFDQVNMQLDEKIENVIKDLKLRG; encoded by the coding sequence ATGGACCCGAAAGTGCTGGAAGCAGCCAATCGCTGGCTTGAAGGCAATTATGATGAAACCACCAAAGAAACAATAAGGGATTTAATGGCAAATAACCCCGACGAACTGGCGGATTCCTTTTACCGGAATCTTGAGTTCGGAACAGGTGGATTACGCGGAATTATTGGCGTTGGCACCAACCGGATGAATAAATACACGGTGGGTATGGCCACCCAGGGTTTAGCCAATTATATCAAAAAAGCCTTCCCCGGCGAAAAAGAATACCGGGCTGCCATTGCTTTTGATAATCGCAACAAAAGCGACTTATTTGCTAAAATTACGGCTGAAGTACTTTCGGCAAATGGGTTCAAGGTTTTCTTGTTTGATGAGTTGAAGCCAACACCCGAGCTTTCTTATGCCATAAGATATTTCAAATGCCATACCGGCGTAATGATCACCGCCTCGCACAATCCCAGGGAATACAATGGCTATAAAGCCTACTGGAACGATGGGGCGCAGTTGATCCCTCCACATGATAAAAATGTGATTGTGGAGGTGGAAAAGATCAAAGTTGAAGAGGTGAAATTTAAAGGAGTAAAGAAAAACATTCAGCTCGTTGGCGAAGAAGTCGACCAGGCATACCTTGCCGAAGTAGATAAGTTATCGCTGTCGGCCGGATCAAACAAAAGGCAGTCGGAACTAAAAATCGTTTACACTCCGCTACATGGTTGTGGGGTGAAGATGGTTCCTGCAGCCCTTGAACGTTATGGGTTTGAAAATGTTTTCAGGGTTTACAGGCAGGATATCAATGATGGAAATTTCCCCACCGTTCATTCTCCAAACCCTGAAGAACCGGAAGCACTTGAAATGGCGCTCGAAAAAGCCCGTAAAGTGGATGCCGATCTGGTGATGGCTACCGATCCCGACTGCGACAGGGTTGGCGTTGCAGTGAAAGACCTGAATGATAATTATATACTGCTCAATGGCAATCAGACAGCCGCTATCCTGACCTATTACCTGCTTCATCTCTGGCAAAAAAGAGGAAGGTTGCTGGGAAAAGAGTTCATTGTAAAAACTATTGTAACGTCTGAATTGATCAAGGATATAGCTGATAAATACGGTGTTGAATGTTATGATGTACTTACCGGCTTTAAATGGATTGCCGAAATCATCCGCGAGAATGAGGGTAAAAAAACATTTATCGGGGGTGGAGAAGAAAGTTATGGCTTTATGATCGGAGACTTTGTTCGCGACAAGGATGCTGTGGCCACCTGCGCCATGATTGCTGAAATCTCTGCATGGGCTGCCAACCTGCGCAAAACTATTTACGAACTGCTGATTGATATTTACGTTGAGTTCGGTTTTTATAAAGAAAGCCTGATTTCGATCACTAAAAAAGGGAAAACCGGCGCTGAGGAAATCCAGAAAATGATGGAAAACTTCAGAACCAAACCACCCAGGAAGATCAATAATTCTGATGTTGTGCTGATTAAAGATTACCTGACCGGCAAAGCCATTGATTTACGCGCAAAAACAGAATCAAAAATTGAACTGCCATCATCCAATGTGCTGCAGTTTATCACTGCCGACGGCACCAAGATCAGCATGAGGCCGTCAGGCACCGAACCAAAAATAAAATTTTATTTCGGTGTGAAAGACCAGTTGCGCGATATAAAGGATTTCGATCAGGTAAACATGCAGCTGGATGAAAAAATAGAGAATGTAATCAAAGATTTAAAGCTCAGAGGTTAG